In the genome of Bremerella sp. P1, the window GTAAGCAGGGCTTATACAGATAAAGTCTGTCTAATAACAAGTTATCCATCTAAATCAAAGCCATGCCACTGCTCATAAATGAAGATGGTTCGTCTTGGAGAACCGACTTCAGTACCGACGAATTGCTGGCCGCGATCCGGCAACACGAATTACCTCAATGCCTAGAAGATACGGTCGTTGGCAATGTGCCTGGTCCGCTGCAATACTGGTGCGAACGTGTCACCAACAACGGCGTCTGGCCGCTTCAAGACGATTTCATTCCCGTTTGGACCACCAATGGAACGTCATGCCTTGCGTATGAGCCGTCGATCAATAAGTTCACATATCAGCACATCGAAGACGTTCCCGAAGGGGCGCATAATACTTTCGATTCCTTCGCGCATGTTTCGGTGTGGGTTTTGCTCGATCTAATCGGTAGCAAAGGCGAAGACGAGATTCGATTGGCTGCTAAGTTCTTAGGTTTTGACAAGGTCGATGAATTGCTGGCATGTTCGAGTGTTGAAGAGTTTCATGCCAAGGTTCAACTTGATCCCTGAATTACGATGGAAAACGAATCGCTCAACCGGAGCGGCGGTTGGGCGCGAAACCGAGATCAACATCGCTGACCGCCGCCCGGTCATCTTCACCGTTGTCGTGGGTAATGCTTGGCTGGCCACACCCTGATTCTTGACACAGGTGACACTACGCCTGCGAGAGCACGCCTACCATGGGGTGGCACAAGCGTAAGCCTAGCAAAGCAAACGGTTTAGAAAAAGTACCAGAGGGGGGAATCGAACCCCCACTCCCTTGCGGGAACTGGATTTTGAATCCAGCGCGTCTGCCAATTCCGCCACTCTGGCACAATGAAGATGTCCTTGGCAGTGAAGCCAATCCGGTGGATTGGTCGGACATCCGGCGGCATATTAAGGTTTGCCGCTGCTGTGGAAAGGTCGGATTTTAGCCGGAATTGCCCGGGGCGGCAATGACCGGGCAGGCGATTCCGGGGTAGATCTCGACCTTCCCCCTCTCCTACGACACGCATCTTCCGCGCAAGTTCTCTTCTTTCTTAGTGAGAATCGCCCGGAAATGGCGGTCTACCTGACACTGCGTTGACGCGATTTGGGTAATCGCCTATACGTTCCCTTCACTTTTTGACGGATCGAAACGGTCAGGGATGATGCGACCTACTTGGGTGCTGCTACTGCTAACGCTCGTGCTCAGCGGACGATCGCTGGGACAGGCTCCGTATGCACCCTCTCAGTACACAACGCCGGCCGAGGCCTCGTACGCCCCTGCTCAGACGGTGCCGGCCGCCTGGCCCCCTGCTCCACCGTGGGATGACGCTCAGGCCGGGCAGCCGATGCCCGAGTTGGTCCTACCGGAAGAGCCACCGCCGGAAGAGCAACCCTCACGCAGGCGCGGCTCGGGAAGTCCGTTTGGAGGTTCTGCCGGGCCTGGCTATGGGGTCGAGTGGTTTCCTGCTCAACCGGTCCAGGGGCAAGACGTCGACTTTCAACTCTTCGAGCAAGACGCGTCGACAGGCATGCCGATCTACCGCGGAGACTACGGCACGGCCGTGCTGACCGCCAGCGTGCAGAACACCCACTACTTCACCGACGCGGTGCTGCCGGATACCGGCCGGGCATTTCCGGACGACCTGTGGAACGTGAAGTTCGGCCTGACGTACATTCGCAAGTTCGACAGCGGTTCGTCGCTGGGCATTATCAGCAGTATCGGCTCGGCAAGTGACAAGCCGTTTCAAAGTGGTGATGAGATCAACCTGAACCTGATTTCGTTTCTGCGAAAGCCGGCCTGGAACGAGCGCGATGCGTGGATGTTCGGCGTGATGTATTCGCCGACGGGCTCGCTCAACTTTCCGGTCCCGATCATCGCGTACGAGTGGAACAAGTCCGAGGCGTTTCAGATGAACCTGGGTATCCCGTTCTCGATGACGTGGCGACCGCGGGAAGACTGGACGCTGGTCGCGACCTACGTTCCGCTGACCAACGGAAGCGTGATGCTCACGCACGACCTGTCGGAGCGGTGGCACGTTTACGGCGGCTATCGATCGGTCGCGCGGTCGTACTTCCTAAGTGATCGCGTCGAGAAAGACGATCGCTTCTTCGCGCTGCAGCAGCGGCTGGTCACGGGTATTCGCTGGGACGTGGGCAAGTACGGAGCTCTCGACTTCAGTACTGGCTACGCGTTCGACCGGCGCTACGGTGAAGGAGAGAACCAAGGTTCCGACCTTCACGATGAAGTGAAGGTCGAACCAGGTGCGTTTATCGGGCTCGACTTTCGCCTGAGGTTTTAGGCAGGCGAGCCAGACTTCTTGTTGGCCATGTGCTCTTTCAGAGCCGTCAGGATGTTGCCGGTCGCTTCGGCCTGGTTCAGCACGTAGAAGTGGAAGCCTGGGACGCCATTGTCGAACAGGTCGTTCACTTGCTGCGAGGCGTACGCCGTGCCGACCCGCTTGTGCCACTCGGCATCTTCGGGCTTCTGACTCAGTTTTTCATACAGCTTCTTCGGGATACCGGCGCCGCACATCTTGGCGATCTTCGAGATCTGCGCCAGGCTGTTGATTGGGAAGATGCCAGGGACGATCGGCACGGTAATGCCGGCCTTCTCGCAGCGTTCGCGCCAGCTGTAGAAGTCGCTGTTACGGAAGAACAATTGCGAAACGATCACCTGGGCACCGGCGTCGACCTTTCGCTTGAGGTTCTCGAGGTCGGCTTCGGCACTGGGGGCTTCCTGGTGCACTTCCGGATATCCGGCGACCAGCACGCCCAGCTCGTTGAACTCGTCGTTGATCAATTCGACCAGTTCGTTGGCGTAACGCAGACCCTTCGGATTGGGCTTGAAGGTGGTTTCGCCTTGGGGTGGGTCACCACGCAGGGCCACAATGTAATCGACACCACGACGTTCGGCTTCGGCCAGGAAGCTACGCAGGTCGGCCACGCTGGAACCGACCACCGTCAGGTGCGCGGCAACCGGCACCTGGAACATGGTTTTAACCTTCTCGACGATCTCGAGCGTTCGCCCGCGTGTCGAACCACCAGCGCCATAGGTGCAGGTGATGTAGGCAGGCTTGTGTTGCATCAGCCGCTCAACTTGCAGCATGAGCGACCGCACTCCCTTGTCGGTCTTAGGGGGATACAGCTCAAACGAGATCGGCAGTTCGCCGGGCTTGTAGAATTCGGAAAGCATGGGGCTAGTTCTAAAAAACGAGGGGCTCACCGGTCAGTTGACGTTCTTCCTGGGTGAGCAGGTACATATCGTGTATCAGTTGGATGTCACAAGGCGTCTGGGTTACGTTACGCCGCTGGAACATTCTTTGTTGGGTCGAAATCATGACCTCCGGCGGCAGTTCGGTAACCTGACCGAACAGGCGGGCATAGTTCACGAAGCTCGGCACGTTGGTCGTGACGAATCCGTATAACATGCTGCAGACGCCAATTGTCTTACCGGTAAATATACCCGTATTGATGGCCGTCTTTGAGTAGTCCCCAAAAATCGATCCCACGAATTGCATTTTCGTGGCGACGCGGCCAAACGGATAGTCCATGTTGACTGTTCCGTAGGTATTCTTCAGGTCGCTGTTCGATGTCCCAGCGCCGAGGTTTATCCAGCTTCCCAAATAACTGTGTCCAAGGAAACCGTGGTGCTGCTTGTTGGAAAACGGTTCTATCACCGTTGCTTCTACTTCTCCGCCAATTTTGGTCGTATGTCCGAGCGAAACGGCATCTTTAATGGCCGAATGCTCGATCACTTTGACGTTCCGGCCCAAGTAGGCGGGCCCGCGTAAAAAGCAGAAGGGGCCAATACTTACGCCTTCTTCTACCACGATTGGGCCACTTGAGGCATCCACCGAAACGTTCTCGGCCAGGCTGATCTCGCCAGCAGCGTATAACCCATCTTGGACTTCGTGGTAATCGCCAGACCGTAGCCGGTATTCTAAGTTTTCGTGAATGATTTCTTCGTTAAACCGGACGACATCGTGGGCGTACTCGAACAGCTCGAACGTTTCGTCGCGGAGCGAAAGATCGGAACGGGAAGTCAGGGTATCGACGAAGGCCAGGAACTCGTCGTAAGTGCTGCTGGTGTTCGGGATACGCTGACCTGGCGGCAACAAGGCAGCGATGACTCGGCCGTCGTGAAGCACGATCCCTGGCTGCTTCGACTGAACCCAGCGAGTCAGCTTTTCCAGGATCTGTACGCGAGGCACAACACTGGCGCTCAGCAGCAGAGTCGGTTCACCTTCGGTCAGGGGTGTCTCGTGCAGCGGCGGGTAATACTGTGCCTGGAAAGCGGCGATATGATACCGCACCACGCCACGGCAGGCATCGAACTTCTCGGCCAGCAGTTCAGCCAGGCGAAAACCACCGCACGTGATCCCATAGGCCGGTCGCGCAAGCACGATCGGATAGAGCTTGGAAACCAAACGGTCTTCAAAGAGGATGCAGTTCATGCCTAGGCGGTGTCTTTCTCGGCTTCCTGCCGAAC includes:
- a CDS encoding putative sugar nucleotidyl transferase, encoding MNCILFEDRLVSKLYPIVLARPAYGITCGGFRLAELLAEKFDACRGVVRYHIAAFQAQYYPPLHETPLTEGEPTLLLSASVVPRVQILEKLTRWVQSKQPGIVLHDGRVIAALLPPGQRIPNTSSTYDEFLAFVDTLTSRSDLSLRDETFELFEYAHDVVRFNEEIIHENLEYRLRSGDYHEVQDGLYAAGEISLAENVSVDASSGPIVVEEGVSIGPFCFLRGPAYLGRNVKVIEHSAIKDAVSLGHTTKIGGEVEATVIEPFSNKQHHGFLGHSYLGSWINLGAGTSNSDLKNTYGTVNMDYPFGRVATKMQFVGSIFGDYSKTAINTGIFTGKTIGVCSMLYGFVTTNVPSFVNYARLFGQVTELPPEVMISTQQRMFQRRNVTQTPCDIQLIHDMYLLTQEERQLTGEPLVF
- a CDS encoding DUF6268 family outer membrane beta-barrel protein; this encodes MMRPTWVLLLLTLVLSGRSLGQAPYAPSQYTTPAEASYAPAQTVPAAWPPAPPWDDAQAGQPMPELVLPEEPPPEEQPSRRRGSGSPFGGSAGPGYGVEWFPAQPVQGQDVDFQLFEQDASTGMPIYRGDYGTAVLTASVQNTHYFTDAVLPDTGRAFPDDLWNVKFGLTYIRKFDSGSSLGIISSIGSASDKPFQSGDEINLNLISFLRKPAWNERDAWMFGVMYSPTGSLNFPVPIIAYEWNKSEAFQMNLGIPFSMTWRPREDWTLVATYVPLTNGSVMLTHDLSERWHVYGGYRSVARSYFLSDRVEKDDRFFALQQRLVTGIRWDVGKYGALDFSTGYAFDRRYGEGENQGSDLHDEVKVEPGAFIGLDFRLRF
- the metF gene encoding methylenetetrahydrofolate reductase [NAD(P)H]: MLSEFYKPGELPISFELYPPKTDKGVRSLMLQVERLMQHKPAYITCTYGAGGSTRGRTLEIVEKVKTMFQVPVAAHLTVVGSSVADLRSFLAEAERRGVDYIVALRGDPPQGETTFKPNPKGLRYANELVELINDEFNELGVLVAGYPEVHQEAPSAEADLENLKRKVDAGAQVIVSQLFFRNSDFYSWRERCEKAGITVPIVPGIFPINSLAQISKIAKMCGAGIPKKLYEKLSQKPEDAEWHKRVGTAYASQQVNDLFDNGVPGFHFYVLNQAEATGNILTALKEHMANKKSGSPA